One region of Limnospira fusiformis SAG 85.79 genomic DNA includes:
- a CDS encoding AMIN domain-containing protein — MQNKYRPFPVSLGFSSAAPTQPLPTGKLTRRRFPSLFKLGLTTAIATLIVGTEAIVNTVLAVTVPQWTLNPNNGTVQVQLPEGVRPRLAVVQQPSRIIIDLPDTDLGVNVTELYESGLVRRVSVSQLEPTLARMTVDFAPGFILDDKEIQLRRVGVENQWVLRPVLLARRQPPAENNLTTTPITQSPTSANISPQLTPQPRPISALPNPQPQPFPDVEFLRVPLNRPTQTSLVRPEPLAQQVGTQILPMSNTTAAIPFGQPLPTELPPPSQGFRPVPEPQRPDRRILLPVGTTVTLQYPGIDDVRLKSQFNRQDVLLLQGGIVDAAGNFVVPPDTPVVGRFETTNQGTRFVAQAINLEGRSIPFVAESTWIPGARPIKPENVAIGSGVGGLGGLLVSGFDGLGFLAGAVGGAVVGAISSPQQHILEPGQVVQVRLVQELAQNDFLLGITPALPTSPRF; from the coding sequence ATGCAAAACAAGTATAGACCGTTTCCAGTGTCACTTGGTTTTTCCAGTGCCGCGCCAACCCAACCACTCCCAACCGGGAAATTGACACGGCGGCGGTTCCCTAGTCTTTTCAAATTAGGTCTAACTACAGCGATCGCCACTTTGATAGTAGGTACAGAGGCGATCGTCAACACAGTTTTAGCCGTTACCGTTCCCCAGTGGACCCTCAACCCCAATAACGGAACCGTTCAAGTCCAACTACCAGAAGGAGTTAGACCCCGACTAGCCGTAGTCCAACAACCCAGCCGCATTATTATCGACCTACCAGATACAGATTTAGGTGTTAATGTCACCGAACTCTACGAGTCCGGCTTAGTGCGTCGGGTCAGCGTTAGCCAACTTGAACCCACCCTAGCGCGAATGACAGTTGATTTCGCTCCTGGCTTCATTCTTGATGACAAAGAAATTCAACTCAGACGAGTTGGCGTAGAAAATCAGTGGGTATTGCGTCCCGTTTTGTTAGCCCGTCGTCAACCCCCCGCAGAAAATAACTTAACCACAACCCCCATAACTCAGTCTCCCACATCCGCCAATATTTCCCCCCAATTAACCCCCCAACCACGCCCCATCAGCGCCTTACCCAATCCTCAACCCCAACCTTTCCCAGATGTTGAATTTCTGCGAGTCCCCCTAAATCGCCCCACCCAAACCAGCTTGGTGAGACCAGAGCCACTTGCTCAACAAGTCGGAACTCAAATTCTCCCCATGTCTAACACAACTGCAGCTATCCCCTTTGGTCAACCTCTACCCACAGAATTACCACCACCTAGCCAAGGTTTTCGACCCGTACCAGAACCCCAACGCCCCGACCGTCGTATTTTATTACCCGTCGGTACAACTGTGACTCTCCAATATCCTGGAATTGACGATGTGCGCCTAAAATCCCAATTCAACCGCCAAGATGTTTTACTTTTGCAAGGGGGAATTGTAGACGCAGCAGGTAATTTTGTCGTACCTCCAGATACCCCTGTCGTCGGAAGGTTTGAAACCACTAATCAGGGAACCCGTTTTGTCGCCCAAGCCATTAACCTGGAAGGTCGTAGCATTCCCTTTGTGGCTGAATCAACTTGGATTCCAGGTGCGAGACCAATTAAGCCGGAAAATGTGGCTATTGGGTCAGGAGTTGGCGGTTTGGGAGGATTACTCGTTAGTGGTTTTGATGGATTGGGATTCCTAGCTGGGGCTGTGGGAGGGGCTGTTGTTGGCGCTATTAGTTCCCCTCAACAGCATATTCTTGAACCGGGTCAGGTTGTCCAAGTCCGATTGGTTCAGGAATTAGCCCAAAATGACTTTTTGCTAGGAATCACCCCAGCTTTACCAACTAGCCCACGATTTTAA
- a CDS encoding DUF3172 domain-containing protein — protein sequence MKRRTKPTSPIASAFNYTAMAVIAGVLVLGIGIGMAISSTATLTPQNVASSEFIDRSAPNPEICVKFGASAMVTDLRVFVTLNPFSVFVAQPRMQPGCVLRTSNWALLRQRNLITVEEERDCKHRMNTFGYTGDLNDDAEVSCIYQNNSAQNDFLNQSGLIPNRPRPESDRF from the coding sequence ATGAAACGTAGAACTAAGCCCACATCTCCCATAGCTTCCGCCTTTAACTATACCGCGATGGCAGTGATAGCAGGCGTTCTGGTGTTGGGAATTGGTATAGGTATGGCGATAAGTTCCACCGCCACCCTAACCCCCCAGAATGTAGCATCCAGCGAATTCATTGATCGCAGCGCTCCCAACCCAGAAATCTGTGTTAAATTCGGAGCCAGTGCCATGGTGACAGATTTACGGGTATTTGTGACCCTGAACCCGTTTAGTGTTTTCGTCGCTCAACCTCGGATGCAACCGGGATGCGTTTTGCGGACCAGTAACTGGGCTCTACTGAGACAGCGGAACCTGATCACCGTGGAAGAGGAAAGAGACTGTAAACACCGGATGAACACCTTTGGCTATACGGGAGACCTGAACGATGATGCAGAGGTAAGCTGTATTTACCAAAACAATAGCGCCCAGAACGATTTTCTGAATCAATCAGGTCTCATCCCGAACCGTCCTAGACCGGAGTCCGATCGCTTTTAA
- a CDS encoding RNA-guided endonuclease InsQ/TnpB family protein — translation MRIYPSPELNQVWRKWLAACRYCYNQAIALSRSGKRLSKLKLRNKVMQSDLPAWVKETPCHIRQNAIFDAYLAFSASPDARFRSCRDSSQGIKFNNTNFSSGSWYPRLTKGLTFMVSEPIPKTCGQGTQLVFTKGRWFAIFPEPVAVTPTEANGVIALDPGVRTFITGFDGSRFLELGSGDIGRITRLCQHLDDLMSRIAKEPCRSRRRRMRQAAQRMRTKIRNLVDEAHKQIAHYLTHNYSLIFLPTFETSDMVAKAKRKIRSKTARAMLTWAHYRFKLTLRHQGEITGTTVVDVTEEYTSKTCTHCGHVHSQLGGSKVFRCPECGFTLPRDWNGAFGIFLKALRDTASVTLTGNSAIVALSGNSRINVA, via the coding sequence ATCCGGATTTACCCCAGCCCCGAGCTAAATCAAGTCTGGCGTAAATGGCTGGCTGCTTGTCGGTATTGCTACAACCAAGCAATTGCATTATCCCGGAGTGGTAAACGACTAAGCAAGTTAAAGTTACGCAATAAAGTGATGCAGAGCGACTTGCCTGCATGGGTCAAAGAAACACCCTGCCATATTCGGCAGAATGCTATCTTTGATGCCTATCTCGCCTTTTCAGCCAGTCCTGATGCAAGGTTTAGAAGTTGTCGTGACAGCTCTCAAGGGATTAAGTTCAATAATACTAATTTCTCTTCAGGGAGTTGGTATCCAAGACTAACGAAAGGATTAACTTTCATGGTTTCCGAACCCATCCCTAAAACTTGCGGGCAAGGGACTCAGTTGGTGTTTACCAAAGGTCGATGGTTTGCGATTTTCCCTGAACCAGTTGCCGTTACCCCAACTGAAGCGAATGGCGTAATTGCATTAGACCCGGGTGTCCGAACTTTCATAACTGGGTTTGATGGCTCTCGATTTCTGGAATTGGGCTCCGGGGATATTGGACGCATTACTAGGCTATGTCAACATTTGGATGATTTGATGAGCCGAATCGCCAAGGAACCCTGTCGTTCAAGAAGGCGACGGATGAGGCAAGCGGCTCAACGAATGAGAACCAAAATCCGCAATCTAGTTGATGAAGCCCACAAACAAATTGCTCACTACTTGACTCACAACTACAGCCTAATTTTTTTGCCCACCTTCGAGACTTCCGATATGGTTGCCAAAGCAAAGCGGAAAATCAGGTCTAAGACTGCCCGCGCCATGCTGACATGGGCGCATTATCGATTCAAACTAACCCTGAGACATCAAGGGGAAATAACTGGAACCACAGTTGTAGATGTGACGGAAGAATACACCAGCAAAACCTGTACTCACTGTGGTCATGTGCATTCCCAGCTAGGTGGCTCAAAAGTGTTCCGATGTCCGGAGTGCGGGTTCACTCTACCCAGGGACTGGAACGGTGCTTTTGGAATCTTTCTAAAAGCTTTGCGGGATACCGCCTCTGTTACCTTAACGGGTAATAGTGCTATCGTCGCATTGTCCGGCAATAGCCGGATAAATGTCGCGTAA